A single Solidesulfovibrio sp. DNA region contains:
- a CDS encoding STAS domain-containing protein: protein METLRKKEGDRLTLAITGKCTVEHAVALREALLGAVAAGGDLALDISGVDEVDVTFLQLMLATAQTLSREGRSLGRHGPASEACLQAAHVSGFDQTPVLKTFFADGVGDG, encoded by the coding sequence ATGGAAACGTTGCGGAAAAAGGAAGGCGATCGCCTCACCCTGGCCATTACCGGGAAATGCACCGTGGAACATGCCGTCGCCCTGCGCGAGGCGCTGCTCGGGGCCGTGGCCGCCGGCGGCGATCTTGCCTTGGACATCTCGGGGGTCGACGAAGTCGACGTGACCTTTTTGCAGCTCATGCTGGCCACGGCCCAGACGCTTTCCCGCGAGGGCCGCAGCCTGGGCCGGCATGGCCCGGCAAGCGAAGCCTGCCTCCAGGCGGCCCACGTTTCCGGCTTCGACCAGACGCCTGTGCTCAAAACCTTTTTTGCCGATGGGGTTGGCGATGGCTAA
- a CDS encoding chemotaxis protein CheW has protein sequence MHLLRNSLDHGIEPPADRLAAGKPERGRVTLSASHSGGNVVIAIGDDGRGIDAEAVRNKAVERGLIAPDADMAEKDVLELIFAPGFSTAEKVSDISGRGVGMDVVKRNIEALRGTVEVASALGKGTTVTIKLPLTLAIIDGFSVLVGGDSFIVPLVNLRGFQERFPVEEVRTVENMERMGELIPVVSLRRLFEVPGGQPGYERVVVTEVEGEMVGFCVDKVIGRQQAVIKSLDDCYRHLKWISGTTINGDGSISLILDVPQLVRFVRAKEESRLQTARASRTLSQ, from the coding sequence GTGCACCTGCTGCGCAACAGCCTCGACCACGGCATCGAGCCGCCCGCCGACCGCCTGGCCGCCGGCAAGCCCGAACGCGGCCGCGTCACCCTCTCGGCCAGCCACTCCGGCGGCAACGTGGTCATCGCCATCGGCGACGACGGCCGGGGCATCGACGCCGAGGCCGTGCGCAACAAGGCCGTGGAACGGGGGCTTATCGCCCCGGACGCCGACATGGCCGAAAAGGACGTCCTGGAACTCATCTTCGCGCCGGGCTTTTCCACGGCCGAAAAGGTCTCGGACATCTCCGGCCGGGGCGTGGGCATGGACGTGGTCAAGCGCAACATCGAGGCCCTGCGCGGCACGGTGGAGGTGGCAAGCGCCCTGGGCAAGGGGACCACGGTCACCATCAAGCTGCCGCTGACCCTGGCCATCATCGACGGCTTTTCCGTGCTGGTCGGCGGCGATTCCTTCATCGTGCCCCTGGTCAACCTGCGCGGCTTCCAGGAACGCTTCCCCGTCGAGGAGGTACGCACGGTGGAGAACATGGAACGCATGGGCGAACTGATCCCGGTGGTCAGCCTGCGGCGGCTTTTCGAGGTGCCGGGCGGGCAGCCGGGTTACGAACGCGTGGTGGTCACCGAGGTCGAGGGGGAAATGGTCGGGTTTTGCGTGGACAAGGTCATCGGCCGCCAGCAGGCCGTCATCAAAAGCCTCGACGACTGTTACCGCCACCTCAAATGGATCTCCGGCACGACGATCAACGGCGACGGCAGCATCTCCCTGATCCTGGACGTGCCCCAACTCGTACGGTTCGTGCGCGCCAAGGAAGAGTCCCGCTTGCAGACGGCCAGAGCCTCCCGTACACTCAGCCAATAG